One Clupea harengus chromosome 3, Ch_v2.0.2, whole genome shotgun sequence DNA window includes the following coding sequences:
- the uba2 gene encoding SUMO-activating enzyme subunit 2 isoform X1: protein MVHLVGSLRKELADSVSSCRVLVVGAGGIGCELLKNLVLTGFKNIEVIDLDTIDVSNLNRQFLFQKKHVGKSKAEVAKESVLQFCPSANITAYHDSIMNPDYNVEFFRKFVLVMNALDNRAARNHVNRMCLSADIPLIESGTAGYLGQVTVIKKGQTECYECQPKPTQKTFPGCTIRNTPSEPIHCIVWAKYLFNQLFGEEDADQEVSPDQADPEARWDSAEAAAKASASEQDGDIKRVSTKDWARSTGYDPVKLFNKLFKDDIRYLLTMDKLWKKRKAPMPLDWEELLQQASPSEAVSVSGLKDQQVFGVQGYAQMFSSSVKTLREDLQQKGDGAELVWDKDDPPAMDFVTAAANLRMHIFSMNMKSRFDVKSMAGNIIPAIATTNAIIAGLIVLEGLKILSGQMDKCRTIFLNKQPNPRKKLLVPCALDPPSSNCYVCASRPEVTVRLNVHKTTVLSLQDKILKERFGMVAPDVQIEDGKGTILISSEEGETEANNNKVLSDFGIRNGSRLQSDDFLQDYTLQLNLLHSEELEKDVEFEVVGEVPEKGPAPAAEDGKSIANGNKDSAQPSTSSKVPVEEDDDDDVLILDSDEEPSSSSAMNVSTEGGSAQKRKLADAETGESSAKRKRLDKPTASEQDDDDDIIALD, encoded by the exons ATGGTTCACCTAGTGGGGTCCCTTCGCAAAGAACTCGCCGATTCTGTCTCTAGCTGCCGGGTGCTGGTGGTTGGAGCTGGAGGAATAGGTTGTGAACTCTTGAAAAATCTGGTGCTTACCGGCTTCAAAAACATAGAAGTG ATCGACTTGGACACCATCGATGTAAGCAACCTGAACAGACAGTTCCTATTTCAGAAGAAGCATGTGGGGAAGTCCAAAGCAGAG GTGGCTAAAGAAAGTGTGCTGCAGTTTTGCCCATCAGCAAACATCACAGCATATCACGATAGCATCATGAA CCCAGACTATAATGTGGAGTTCTTCAGGAAGTTTGTGCTGGTCATGAATGCGCTGGACAACAGAG CGGCACGTAACCATGTGAACAGGATGTGTCTGTCAGCAGACATCCCTCTGATTGAGAGCGGCACAGCCGGATACCTGGGCCAGGTTACAGTCATCAAGAAG GGTCAAACGGAGTGTTACGAGTGCCAGCCCAAACCCACACAGAAGACATTCCCTGGGTGCACCATCCGCAACACTCCCTCTGAGCCCATCCACTGCATTGTGTGGGCTAAGTACCTGTTCAA TCAGCTGTTTGGAGAGGAGGATGCTGATCAGGAAGTTTCTCCCGACCAAGCGGACCCAGAGGCCAGAT GGGACTCTGCGGAGGCTGCAGCTAAGGCCAGTGCCTCTGAGCAGGATGGAGACATCAAGCGTGTCAGCACCAAAGATTGGGCCCGGTCCACCGGATACGACCCAGTCAAACTCTTCAACAAg ttgtTTAAAGATGACATCAGGTACCTCCTGACTATGGACAAGTtgtggaagaagaggaaagcCCCAATGCCTTTAGACTGGGAAGAGCTACTACAGCAAG CAAGCCCGTCAGAGGCAGTGAGTGTGAGCGGACTGAAGGACCAGCAGGTGTTTGGGGTTCAGGGTTACGCCCAGATGTTCAGCAGCAGTGTCAAGACACTCCGAGAAGACCTCCAGCAGAAAGGAGATGGCGCAGAACTTGTGTGGGACAAG GACGACCCTCCAGCAATGGATTTTGTGACTGCAGCAGCCAACCTGCGCATGCATATCTTCAGCATGAACATGAAGAGTCGCTTTGATGTCAAAT CCATGGCAGGGAACATCATCCCAGCAATCGCCACCACCAACGCCATCATTGCTGGACTCATCGTGCTAGAGGGCCTCAAGATCCTCTCAGGACAGATGGACAAGTGCCGCACG aTCTTCCTGAACAAGCAGCCCAACCCACGTAAGAAACTGCTGGTGCCCTGTGCCCTTGACCCTCCCAGCTCCAACTGCTACGTGTGTGCCAGCCGACCCGAGGTGACAGTCAGACTCAACGTCCACAAAACCACCGTCCTGTCCCTGCAAGACAAG attCTGAAGGAGAGGTTTGGGATGGTGGCTCCAGATGTTCAGATAGAGGATGGCAAAGGCACCATCCTCATCTCctcagaggagggagagactgagg caAATAATAACAAGGTTTTGTCTGACTTTGGGATCCGGAATGGCAGCCGCCTCCAATCGGACGATTTCCTTCAGGACTACACACTCCAATTGAACCttctgcacag tGAGGAGCTAGAGAAGGATGTGGAGTTCGAGGTCGTGGGTGAAGTCCCTGAGAAAGGTCCTGCACCAGCAGCCGAGGACGGCAAGAGCATTGCTAATGGCAACAAAGACTCCGCCCAACCTTCCACCTCATCTaaag ttcctgtagaggaggatgatgatgacgacgttCTCATTCTCGACTCCGACGAAGAGCCATCATCCAGCTCTGCCATGAACGTTTCCACTGAGGGGGGATCAGCACAAAAGCGGAAGCTCGCTGACGCCGAGACTGGCGAATCCTCGGCCAAACGCAAACGCCTGGACAAGCCAACCGCCAGCGAGCAGGATGACGATGATGACATCATCGCTCTCGATTAA
- the uba2 gene encoding SUMO-activating enzyme subunit 2 isoform X2, whose amino-acid sequence MLQLSFAPVLALTGKIDLDTIDVSNLNRQFLFQKKHVGKSKAEVAKESVLQFCPSANITAYHDSIMNPDYNVEFFRKFVLVMNALDNRAARNHVNRMCLSADIPLIESGTAGYLGQVTVIKKGQTECYECQPKPTQKTFPGCTIRNTPSEPIHCIVWAKYLFNQLFGEEDADQEVSPDQADPEARWDSAEAAAKASASEQDGDIKRVSTKDWARSTGYDPVKLFNKLFKDDIRYLLTMDKLWKKRKAPMPLDWEELLQQASPSEAVSVSGLKDQQVFGVQGYAQMFSSSVKTLREDLQQKGDGAELVWDKDDPPAMDFVTAAANLRMHIFSMNMKSRFDVKSMAGNIIPAIATTNAIIAGLIVLEGLKILSGQMDKCRTIFLNKQPNPRKKLLVPCALDPPSSNCYVCASRPEVTVRLNVHKTTVLSLQDKILKERFGMVAPDVQIEDGKGTILISSEEGETEANNNKVLSDFGIRNGSRLQSDDFLQDYTLQLNLLHSEELEKDVEFEVVGEVPEKGPAPAAEDGKSIANGNKDSAQPSTSSKVPVEEDDDDDVLILDSDEEPSSSSAMNVSTEGGSAQKRKLADAETGESSAKRKRLDKPTASEQDDDDDIIALD is encoded by the exons ATGCTCCAACTTTCCTTTGCGCCAGTCTTGGCTTTAACCGGGAAG ATCGACTTGGACACCATCGATGTAAGCAACCTGAACAGACAGTTCCTATTTCAGAAGAAGCATGTGGGGAAGTCCAAAGCAGAG GTGGCTAAAGAAAGTGTGCTGCAGTTTTGCCCATCAGCAAACATCACAGCATATCACGATAGCATCATGAA CCCAGACTATAATGTGGAGTTCTTCAGGAAGTTTGTGCTGGTCATGAATGCGCTGGACAACAGAG CGGCACGTAACCATGTGAACAGGATGTGTCTGTCAGCAGACATCCCTCTGATTGAGAGCGGCACAGCCGGATACCTGGGCCAGGTTACAGTCATCAAGAAG GGTCAAACGGAGTGTTACGAGTGCCAGCCCAAACCCACACAGAAGACATTCCCTGGGTGCACCATCCGCAACACTCCCTCTGAGCCCATCCACTGCATTGTGTGGGCTAAGTACCTGTTCAA TCAGCTGTTTGGAGAGGAGGATGCTGATCAGGAAGTTTCTCCCGACCAAGCGGACCCAGAGGCCAGAT GGGACTCTGCGGAGGCTGCAGCTAAGGCCAGTGCCTCTGAGCAGGATGGAGACATCAAGCGTGTCAGCACCAAAGATTGGGCCCGGTCCACCGGATACGACCCAGTCAAACTCTTCAACAAg ttgtTTAAAGATGACATCAGGTACCTCCTGACTATGGACAAGTtgtggaagaagaggaaagcCCCAATGCCTTTAGACTGGGAAGAGCTACTACAGCAAG CAAGCCCGTCAGAGGCAGTGAGTGTGAGCGGACTGAAGGACCAGCAGGTGTTTGGGGTTCAGGGTTACGCCCAGATGTTCAGCAGCAGTGTCAAGACACTCCGAGAAGACCTCCAGCAGAAAGGAGATGGCGCAGAACTTGTGTGGGACAAG GACGACCCTCCAGCAATGGATTTTGTGACTGCAGCAGCCAACCTGCGCATGCATATCTTCAGCATGAACATGAAGAGTCGCTTTGATGTCAAAT CCATGGCAGGGAACATCATCCCAGCAATCGCCACCACCAACGCCATCATTGCTGGACTCATCGTGCTAGAGGGCCTCAAGATCCTCTCAGGACAGATGGACAAGTGCCGCACG aTCTTCCTGAACAAGCAGCCCAACCCACGTAAGAAACTGCTGGTGCCCTGTGCCCTTGACCCTCCCAGCTCCAACTGCTACGTGTGTGCCAGCCGACCCGAGGTGACAGTCAGACTCAACGTCCACAAAACCACCGTCCTGTCCCTGCAAGACAAG attCTGAAGGAGAGGTTTGGGATGGTGGCTCCAGATGTTCAGATAGAGGATGGCAAAGGCACCATCCTCATCTCctcagaggagggagagactgagg caAATAATAACAAGGTTTTGTCTGACTTTGGGATCCGGAATGGCAGCCGCCTCCAATCGGACGATTTCCTTCAGGACTACACACTCCAATTGAACCttctgcacag tGAGGAGCTAGAGAAGGATGTGGAGTTCGAGGTCGTGGGTGAAGTCCCTGAGAAAGGTCCTGCACCAGCAGCCGAGGACGGCAAGAGCATTGCTAATGGCAACAAAGACTCCGCCCAACCTTCCACCTCATCTaaag ttcctgtagaggaggatgatgatgacgacgttCTCATTCTCGACTCCGACGAAGAGCCATCATCCAGCTCTGCCATGAACGTTTCCACTGAGGGGGGATCAGCACAAAAGCGGAAGCTCGCTGACGCCGAGACTGGCGAATCCTCGGCCAAACGCAAACGCCTGGACAAGCCAACCGCCAGCGAGCAGGATGACGATGATGACATCATCGCTCTCGATTAA
- the ca5a gene encoding carbonic anhydrase 5A, mitochondrial isoform X1 codes for MVTLSAILTPLGRQLQRQLRRELRDHRWIPGRRCSLTVCSSKYVLSAMHPMWQGPLAVPGGDRQSPIDIAVRKTQWDRQLKPLEMRYDPRTCQQIWNNGYSFMVEYDDTTDRSTVKGGPLEDQYRLCQFHFHWGESNAWGSEHSVDRRLFPAELHLVHWNSDKYSLFEEAVMEENGLGVVGVFLKLGKRHEGLQKLVDALPAVRHKDSVVEFGRFDPTCLLPENTEDYWTYYGSLTTPPLTETVTWMVMKQPIEVSHDQLAVFRSLLFTSAEEEVQRSMVNNFRVQQPVGGRSVRSSFDPFQHGEPSAL; via the exons ATGGTCACTCTATCCGCAATTCTAACCCCGCTTGGTCGTCAGCTTCAGAGACAGCTCCGTAGAGAGCTGCGGGACCATCGATGGATTCCTGGTCGCAGATGTAGCCTAACGGTGTGCTCCAGCAAATATGTACTGTCCGCAA TGCACCCGATGTGGCAGGGTCCGCTGGCTGTCCCGGGGGGAGATCGCCAGTCTCCCATAGATATAGCGGTGCGCAAGACGCAGTGGGACCGGCAGCTCAAGCCTCTGGAGATGCGCTACGACCCGCGGACCTGTCAGCAAATTTGGAACAACGGCTACTCCTTCATGGTCGAATACGACGACACGACTGACAGATCAA CTGTTAAGGGAGGGCCATTGGAGGACCAGTATCGACTCTGCCAGTTCCATTTTCATTGGGGGGAGTCCAATGCATGGGGGTCTGAGCACTCCGTAGATCGACGGCTGTTTCCTGCAGAG CTGCACTTGGTCCACTGGAACTCTGACAAGTACAGTCTTTTTGAGGAGGCTGTGATGGAGGAGAATGGCCTCGGTGTCGTTGGAGTCTTTCTCAAG TTAGGGAAGAGGCACGAAGGGCTGCAGAAACTGGTGGACGCTCTCCCTGCTGTGAGGCACAAG GACAGTGTTGTGGAATTTGGCCGCTTTGACCCCACTTGCCTGCTGCCAGAGAACACAGAAGACTACTGGACTTATTATGGATCACTGACCACACCCCCCCTAACAGAAACTGTCACCTGGATGGTCATGAAGCAGCCAATCGAAGTCAGCCATGACCAG ttggCTGTGTTCCGTAGTCTTCTGTTTAcatcagcagaggaggaggtcCAGAGGAGTATGGTGAATAACTTCCGGGTGCAGCAGCCTGTGGGCGGACGGTCGGTCCGCTCCTCCTTCGACCCCTTTCAGCATGGGGAGCCCTCCGCCCTCTGA
- the ca5a gene encoding carbonic anhydrase 5A, mitochondrial isoform X2: MCTSALEAAECIMKMHPMWQGPLAVPGGDRQSPIDIAVRKTQWDRQLKPLEMRYDPRTCQQIWNNGYSFMVEYDDTTDRSTVKGGPLEDQYRLCQFHFHWGESNAWGSEHSVDRRLFPAELHLVHWNSDKYSLFEEAVMEENGLGVVGVFLKLGKRHEGLQKLVDALPAVRHKDSVVEFGRFDPTCLLPENTEDYWTYYGSLTTPPLTETVTWMVMKQPIEVSHDQLAVFRSLLFTSAEEEVQRSMVNNFRVQQPVGGRSVRSSFDPFQHGEPSAL, from the exons ATGTGTACATCTGCTTTGGAGGCAGCTGAGTGTATAATGAAAA TGCACCCGATGTGGCAGGGTCCGCTGGCTGTCCCGGGGGGAGATCGCCAGTCTCCCATAGATATAGCGGTGCGCAAGACGCAGTGGGACCGGCAGCTCAAGCCTCTGGAGATGCGCTACGACCCGCGGACCTGTCAGCAAATTTGGAACAACGGCTACTCCTTCATGGTCGAATACGACGACACGACTGACAGATCAA CTGTTAAGGGAGGGCCATTGGAGGACCAGTATCGACTCTGCCAGTTCCATTTTCATTGGGGGGAGTCCAATGCATGGGGGTCTGAGCACTCCGTAGATCGACGGCTGTTTCCTGCAGAG CTGCACTTGGTCCACTGGAACTCTGACAAGTACAGTCTTTTTGAGGAGGCTGTGATGGAGGAGAATGGCCTCGGTGTCGTTGGAGTCTTTCTCAAG TTAGGGAAGAGGCACGAAGGGCTGCAGAAACTGGTGGACGCTCTCCCTGCTGTGAGGCACAAG GACAGTGTTGTGGAATTTGGCCGCTTTGACCCCACTTGCCTGCTGCCAGAGAACACAGAAGACTACTGGACTTATTATGGATCACTGACCACACCCCCCCTAACAGAAACTGTCACCTGGATGGTCATGAAGCAGCCAATCGAAGTCAGCCATGACCAG ttggCTGTGTTCCGTAGTCTTCTGTTTAcatcagcagaggaggaggtcCAGAGGAGTATGGTGAATAACTTCCGGGTGCAGCAGCCTGTGGGCGGACGGTCGGTCCGCTCCTCCTTCGACCCCTTTCAGCATGGGGAGCCCTCCGCCCTCTGA